One Archocentrus centrarchus isolate MPI-CPG fArcCen1 chromosome 14, fArcCen1, whole genome shotgun sequence DNA window includes the following coding sequences:
- the stoml3b gene encoding stomatin (EPB72)-like 3b — MEMEDRMESQKRRGVSKEDLISERTGSLGVCGWIIVIFSGIFAVLFFPITIWFCLKIVQEYERAVIFRLGRITDRKAKGPGIFFVLPCTDSFVKVDLRTISFDIPPQEILTKDSVTVSVDGVVYFRVSDPIASVANVTNADFSTRLLAQTTLRNVLGTKNLSEVLSDREGIAHSMQSNLDEATDDWGIKVERVEIKDVKLPVQLQRAMAAEAEAAREARAKVIAAEGEMNASRALKEASLVIAESPSALQLRYLQTLTTIAGEKNSTIIFPLPMDVMSHFMRK; from the exons ATGGAAATGGAGGACCGCATGGAAAGccagaagaggagaggagtgaGCAAAGAGGACTTGATAT CTGAACGAACAGGCTCTTTGGGAGTGTGCGGTTGGATCATCGTTATATTCTCTGGCATCTTCGCGGTTTTGTTCTTCCCTATCACAATCTGGTTTTGCCTCAAG ATTGTTCAGGAGTACGAGCGAGCTGTGATCTTCCGACTGGGCCGCATTACAGACAGGAAGGCTAAAGGACCAG gaattttctttgttttgccatGCACCGACTCCTTTGTGAAAGTGGATCTGCGAACCATTTCATTTGACATCCCACCACAAGAG ATCCTGACCAAAGATTCGGTTACAGTTTCTGTAGATGGAGTGGTCTACTTCCGCGTCAGTGATCCCATCGCGTCTGTGGCCAATGTTACCAATGCTGACTTTTCCACCCGCCTGCTGGCACAAACCACCCTCAGAAATGTCCTGGGAACTAAGAACCTCTCTGAAGTTTTGTCTGACCGCGAGGGTATTGCTCACAGCATGCAG TCTAACCTGGATGAAGCCACAGATGACTGGGGGATCAAGGTGGAGCGAGTGGAGATAAAAGATGTGAAGCTGCCAGTTCAGCTGCAGAGAGCCATGGCTGCTGAGGCAGAGGCTGCACGAGAGGCCAGGGCTAAG GTGATTGCAGCAGAGGGTGAGATGAATGCGTCTCGTGCCTTGAAGGAGGCGTCTCTCGTGATTGCAGAATCTCCCTCAGCCCTGCAGCTTCGCTACCTCCAGACTCTCACCACCATTGCGGGAGAGAAGAACTCCACCATTATCTTCCCCCTGCCCATGGACGTTATGTCTCACTTCATGAGGAAGTGA